TCGAAGAGTCTTTGACCTAGTCCTTATCCCCCCTTCTCCCGTGGGAGAAGGGGGGATAAGGGGGGATGAGGGCTCAGATACCATAATGAGGTGAAAGATATGGCTGATTGGATGGCATTGGAAAAGAAATATTATATGGGCACTTTTGTCCGATTGCCGGTGGTTCTCGTACGGGGACAGGGTACCAGGGTCTGGGATGAACAGGGCAGGCAATATCTGGATATGGTCGCCGGCATCGCCGTGAATCTCCTTGGTCATTGCCACCCAGCCATCGTGGAGGCTGTGCAGAAGCAGGTGCAGCAGCTTATACATACGTCCAATCTATATTACACCATCCCTCAATTAGAGTTGGCCGCCTGCCTGGTGGAACACTCCTGCGGCGATAAGGTGTTCTTCGCCAACAGCGGGGCAGAGGCCAACGAGGGGGCGATTAAGCTGGCCCGCAAGTATGGCAAGTTACATCGGAACGGTGCCTATGAGATCATCAGCGCTACCAACTCCTTTCACGGACGCACTCTGGCTACCATCGCTGCCACCGGGCAGCCTAAATTCCAAACCCCCTTCACTCCGCTGCCCAGCGGTTTCAAGATCGTGCCCTATAACGATCTCGGCGCCCTTCGTGAGGCAACAACGGCGCAGACCTGCGCCATATTGTTGGAGGTCGTGCAGGGGGAGAGTGGTGTCCACCTGGCCGATGGTGACTACCTGCGGGGCGTTCGGGCCTGGTGTGATGAAAATGGCTTGCTATTGATGCTGGACGAAATCCAGACCGGACTGGGCCGCACGGGTAGGTTTCTGGCCTACGAACATTATGGGATTGAGCCGGATGTCTTCACATTGGCCAAGGGACTGGCTGGCGGCGTCCCCATCGGCTCTGTGGTGGCCAAGGAAGCGGCCGCTTGCTTCACCCCATCAGATCACGGTTCTACCTTTGGGGGTAATCCCCTGGCCTGTGCTGCCGGCCTGGCCACAATCAATACCATTCTGAAAGAGGGCTTGACCGCGCGAGCAGTGCCTCTTGGGGATCATCTGCTGTCAGGGTTACAAAGGCTCCAGGAGCGTTTTCCCCGCATCTCGGCTGTGCGCGGACTTGGGTTGATGGCTGCCTTTGACCTCGAGCAGGACCTGGCCGAAAGGGTGGTTAGAGAAGCCCTGGAGAGAGGGCTTATCCTCAACGCTACCGGACCTCGTACTATTCGTTTGGTTCCGCCCCTGATTGTTACGGAGGCTGAAATAAACGAGGCCTTGCAGATTCTGATGGATGTTCTCCACTCTTTGGAGGAACACTCCGATGAGCACCGTAGAAGAGAAGATGTCACGGCCTGAACTGAAGAGACAGAGACAGGCGGCCATTTTGGATATCGTCGGCGGCGATCGCATTCAGACACAGGTAGAGGTGGTGCACCATCTTGCTGAACGAGGTATCAGAGTCACGCAGGCTACGGTCTCACGCGATATGGTCGAGTTGGGATTGCTTAAGGGGCGCGATGGCTGGTACATTCGCCCGAGCACTCTTAATCCCATCCCGTTTCCCGGCGATGAGCGTCGTTTGCAGCGTCTGGCCGCTGACCTGCCCCTTCAGATCGATGAGGCGGCCCAGCTGATTGTGTTACGTACTCTTCCTGGCTATGCCCATAGTCTGGCTGTAGCTCTGGATGCTTGCTGTTGGGAGGAGGTAGTGGGGACAGTGGCCGGTGATGATACCGTCCTGGTGGCCCTGAAAAACACCGAAGCACGGGAGAGATTTCGAGACAAGATCTTAGCCTTACGAATGAGAGTTCAGGACTAAATTGCACATCAGGCAACTACACAGATGGGACGTGACCCCGGCCGAGGCTATCGCCATTCAGCAAGGGCTGAGGGGGAAGGTGCTGTTACAGACCGCCTTCGGCACGGTGCATTACGTGGCTGGT
This portion of the Chloroflexota bacterium genome encodes:
- a CDS encoding acetylornithine transaminase — its product is MADWMALEKKYYMGTFVRLPVVLVRGQGTRVWDEQGRQYLDMVAGIAVNLLGHCHPAIVEAVQKQVQQLIHTSNLYYTIPQLELAACLVEHSCGDKVFFANSGAEANEGAIKLARKYGKLHRNGAYEIISATNSFHGRTLATIAATGQPKFQTPFTPLPSGFKIVPYNDLGALREATTAQTCAILLEVVQGESGVHLADGDYLRGVRAWCDENGLLLMLDEIQTGLGRTGRFLAYEHYGIEPDVFTLAKGLAGGVPIGSVVAKEAAACFTPSDHGSTFGGNPLACAAGLATINTILKEGLTARAVPLGDHLLSGLQRLQERFPRISAVRGLGLMAAFDLEQDLAERVVREALERGLILNATGPRTIRLVPPLIVTEAEINEALQILMDVLHSLEEHSDEHRRREDVTA
- a CDS encoding arginine repressor, whose amino-acid sequence is MSTVEEKMSRPELKRQRQAAILDIVGGDRIQTQVEVVHHLAERGIRVTQATVSRDMVELGLLKGRDGWYIRPSTLNPIPFPGDERRLQRLAADLPLQIDEAAQLIVLRTLPGYAHSLAVALDACCWEEVVGTVAGDDTVLVALKNTEARERFRDKILALRMRVQD